The Planctomycetota bacterium genomic sequence GAACTCGACGTTCACGCGCGAGGGGAAGTCCGGGTGCCGTTCCAGGGCCGGGCCCCGGGTCGTCACCGGCGCCTCTTCCGCCGAAGGCACGGGGATCACGAAATGGGGATTTCCCATCGACACCACGAAACCTTCGAAGCCGTCCGCCTTCTCGCGCAGCACCGTGCGCGCCCCGTCCGCCCGCACGTGGAAGGACGGCGGCACGGGGCGCGGCGGACCCATGTCCACCGTCACCCGGTCCACCCGGCCGCCGCGAACGTGCAGGCGCAGCCGGACCACGCCCGCCCGGGTTTCGACCGCGATCTCCCGGCGCCGGGTCAGCCCGTGGTCGTAGACGTACTTGCCGATACACCGGATGCCGTTGCCGCACATCTCGCCTTCCGAGCCGTCGGCGTTGTACATGATCATCCGGAAGTCCGCCTTCCGGGAGGGAGCGATGAGAATGAGGCCGTCCGAGCCCACCCCCGTGTGCCGGTCGCTGATCGCCCGGGCCAGCTCCGCCGGGCGGGCCACCTTCTCGCGGTGGAGATCCACGTACACGTAGTCGTTGCCCGCGCCGTGCATCTTGGTGAATTTCATGGCGGCGTATCGTAGCCGGGGCCTTCCTTGACGTCAACCGGCCCTCCCGGCTACCGTACGGGGCGTGACCCTCACGGTCGGGATGGACGAGGCGGGGTACGGTCCGAAGCTCGGCCCCCTCGTCGTCGCGGCCGCCTGGGCGCGCCGACCGTTGCCGTCCTGCGTCCGGATCGCCGACTCGAAGAAGATCTTCTCGCAGGCCCGCGGCGCGGGGACCCTGGAGCCGGCGGTGCTCGGGTTCCTCCCGGCCCGGACCTTCGAGGAGCTCCTGGGGCGGCTGGGCGCCCGCAGGCCCTCCGCTCCCTGGTATCGGCGGCCGCTTTCCCTGGCCCCCCGCCCTCCGCTGGACGGCCTC encodes the following:
- the dapF gene encoding diaminopimelate epimerase — protein: MKFTKMHGAGNDYVYVDLHREKVARPAELARAISDRHTGVGSDGLILIAPSRKADFRMIMYNADGSEGEMCGNGIRCIGKYVYDHGLTRRREIAVETRAGVVRLRLHVRGGRVDRVTVDMGPPRPVPPSFHVRADGARTVLREKADGFEGFVVSMGNPHFVIPVPSAEEAPVTTRGPALERHPDFPSRVNVEFVEVLARDRVRQRTWERGSGETLACGSGACATAVALSSAGLAERRVRVELRGGTLEIEVGEDGRVYMTGPAVEVFTGEWPTGLRRRR